AAAGTGGTACTAACATGGGCGCCTCATTGCCGTGCACTTCCTCAAGCTGTGCCAAATAGTTTTGCAGAATGGATGAACGCAGCTGAGGATGTCGATTTAGTGATTACTCATCCAAAGGGGTATGAACTCGACCCAAAATTCGTAGGCAATGCACGCATAGAGTATGATCAAAAGAAGGCTTTTGAGGGTGCAGACTTTATCTATGCCAAAAACTGGTCAAACCCAGGAGTTACTGTTCCTTCAGATTATGGAAAAATAACTTGTGAAGACCGCTCATGGACAGTGGACACAGAACACATGTCATGGACGAACAATGGTAAATTCATGCATTGCTTACCAGTACGACGTAACTTAATTGTTACTGATGACGTGATAGAATCCGAGAACTCACTAGTCATTCCAGAAGCTGCCAACCGAGAAATAAGTTGTTCGGTTGTGCTAAAGCGCATGCTTGAAGCTCTATAAACCCAATGATAGTACTTTAATTATAATCACCAGAAGAATTGATTATAAGGAAGAATCACATTGAATAAAGCGAAATAAAAAGGCACTCTTCTTGCGAAGAGTGCCTTTAAAGTATGAAGTAATAAAATAATTACTCTGAGATTATTCAGCCTTAGGAGCTTCCTCAGCTTCGGCAACAGGAGCCTCAGTTGCTACAGCTTCTGCAGCGGGTGCTTCCTGAGCAGGAGCCTCTGCCTTGGTAGACTTGCGTGAACGACGAGTTGCCTTCTTCTTGGTATCAGTGGTCTTAGCCATTTCTGGATCAAAGTCAACAAGTTCGATAAAACAAATCTGAGCAGCGTCACCCTGACGAGTACCAAGCTTGATAATACGTGTGTAGCCACCGGGACGGTCACCAACTTTCTGTGAAACTTCTCCAAAAAGTTCTTTGATAGCTTCCTTGTTCTGGAGGTAGCTGAATACTACACGACGTGAATTGGTGGTATCCTCCTTAGCCTTAGTAATCAGGGGCTCCACATACTTTTTCAAGGCCTTAGCCTTTGCTACAGTCGTAGTGATTCTTTTGTGCATAATCAACGAGATAGCCATGTTAGCCAACATGCTGCTACGATGAGATGCAGTACGACCGAGGTGGTTGAATTTTTTGTTATGTCTCATTTTACTTTTTTCTTTTTATTGGGCATGTCATACATGATAGCTAATAGCGAACTAGTAACTAGCAGCTAAACACTTACTCCTTGTCCAGTTTGTACTTTGAAATATCAGTTCCAAACGACAGATTCAGACTCTCGAGCAAATCATCAAGCTCAGTGAGCGATTTCTTACCAAAGTTACGGAACTTCAAGAGGTCAGTCTTATTATACTGTACGAGATCACCGAGGGTCTCAACATCGGCCGCTTTCAGACAGTTCAATGCACGAACAGAAAGGTTCATGTCAACGAGCTTTGTCTTAAGCAACTGACGCATGTGCAATACTTCCTCATCAAACTCCTGATTACCTTCAACATCGGTTGTTTCAAGTGTAATCTTCTCATCAGAGAAGAGCATGAAGTGATAGATGAGAATCTTAGCAGCCTCTTTTAGGGCGTCTTTTGGGTGAATGGAACCGTCCGTTGTAACTTCCAGTATGAGTTTATCATAGTCGGTTTTCTGCTCAACACGATAAGGCTCAACTGAGAACTTAACATTACGGATAGGTGTGTAGATTGAGTCGATTGCAATCACATTAACATCGGTACAGAACTCACGGTTCTCGTCAGAAGGAACGTATCCACGACCTTTATTAATAGTGAGATCAATCTGCATTGAAGCTTTTGAGTCGAGATGACAAATCACCAAATCGGGATTTAACACTTCAAATCCAGTCAGATACTTGCCGATGTCACCGGCCTTGAACTCGGTAGAATTCTCAACGGTGATGCTGACTTTCTCGTTCTCGAATTCTTCTACTACTTGCTTGAACCTTACTTGTTTCAGGTTCAAGATAATGTTGGTTACGTCCTCCTTCACACCAGGAACGGATGAGAACTCATGCTCAACACCAGCAATTCGGATGGTGTTGATGGCATAGCCCTCAAGCGATGAAAGGAGAATGCGGCGCAGGGCATTACCGATGGTTACACCAAAGCCCGGCTCCAACGGACGAAACTCGAACTTGCCGAACTTGTCGTTGGCTTCCAACATTACCACTTTATCGGGTTTTTGAAATGCTAATATCGCCATTAATTTAATGATTTAGTTCTTAGAGTACAACTCAACGATTAACTGCTCCTTAATATTCTCAGGGATGTCTGCGCGCTCAGGCAAGTGCAAGAACTTACCTGCCTTTTTCTGCTCGTCCCACTCAATCCAAGGATACTTGCTGTGATTAAAGCCAGCCAAAGCAGCTTCGATAACTTCGAGAGATTTTGCTTTCTCACGAACACCAACAATCTGACCAGGCTTAACAGCATATGAAGGAATATTCACTACCTTGCCATCAACAACAATATGACGGTGTCCTACGAGCTGACGAGCAGCTGCACGAGTAGGAGCAAGTCCAAGACGGAACACTACGTTATCAAGACGACCCTCCAGGAG
The sequence above is a segment of the Prevotella sp. E9-3 genome. Coding sequences within it:
- the rplQ gene encoding 50S ribosomal protein L17, whose amino-acid sequence is MRHNKKFNHLGRTASHRSSMLANMAISLIMHKRITTTVAKAKALKKYVEPLITKAKEDTTNSRRVVFSYLQNKEAIKELFGEVSQKVGDRPGGYTRIIKLGTRQGDAAQICFIELVDFDPEMAKTTDTKKKATRRSRKSTKAEAPAQEAPAAEAVATEAPVAEAEEAPKAE
- a CDS encoding DNA-directed RNA polymerase subunit alpha, with amino-acid sequence MAILAFQKPDKVVMLEANDKFGKFEFRPLEPGFGVTIGNALRRILLSSLEGYAINTIRIAGVEHEFSSVPGVKEDVTNIILNLKQVRFKQVVEEFENEKVSITVENSTEFKAGDIGKYLTGFEVLNPDLVICHLDSKASMQIDLTINKGRGYVPSDENREFCTDVNVIAIDSIYTPIRNVKFSVEPYRVEQKTDYDKLILEVTTDGSIHPKDALKEAAKILIYHFMLFSDEKITLETTDVEGNQEFDEEVLHMRQLLKTKLVDMNLSVRALNCLKAADVETLGDLVQYNKTDLLKFRNFGKKSLTELDDLLESLNLSFGTDISKYKLDKE
- the rpsD gene encoding 30S ribosomal protein S4, encoding MAKYIGPKSKIARRFGEAIYGPDKVLSRRNFPPGQHGQNRRRKQSEYAVMLAEKQKAKYTYGVLERQFRIMFEKAAKADGITGEVLLQLLEGRLDNVVFRLGLAPTRAAARQLVGHRHIVVDGKVVNIPSYAVKPGQIVGVREKAKSLEVIEAALAGFNHSKYPWIEWDEQKKAGKFLHLPERADIPENIKEQLIVELYSKN